One Oreochromis niloticus isolate F11D_XX linkage group LG16, O_niloticus_UMD_NMBU, whole genome shotgun sequence genomic window carries:
- the LOC109197489 gene encoding serine/threonine-protein kinase pim-1 isoform X1, with protein MKKETRKVTTEADKKDPGDQNCKTRMTKRKASPEKKTPIKRRRVSEQAGPSTSSDAHVVKGVKRKVQQDEAGTTNTAKKCKLLDHMSGDKGQASSWLDTGKDCSIDISESCSKNQNAGKRKAAGDRRDPPKKKNVDQDETKNVAKKSVAEQKRDFQARYVEEHRLGEGGCGAVFAGYRIKDHFPVAIKHIPKGKVYCKVTDENGKHLSVEVAIMLKLAAEADGSVGTSAPVSLLEWFDFGRELILVMERPVPAVDLDKYIEENGGFLPEAKAKVILKQLVDAAKHLEDKHIFHRDIKSENILIETGSDVPRVRIIDFGLSCFVKERSLYRVFYGTDIYSPPEWYRRSCYRCGPTTVWQMGVVLYEALHVGDFNTTSFLKKRLKFKSRLSKRCRDFLDACLTRVPEMRPTLEDLQHHAWLR; from the exons atgaaaaaggaaacaagaaaagtTACGACTGAGGCAGATAAGAAAGATCCAGGAGatcaaa aTTGTAAGACCAGAATGACAAAAAGAAAGGCCAGTCCTGAAAAAAAGACCCCCATAAAAAGAAGGAGGGTCAGTGAGCAGGCTGGTCCTTCCACCAGCTCAGATGCTCATGTGGTCAAAGGAGTCAAGCGCAAGGTCCAACAAGATGAAGCGGGGACAACCAATACAGCAAAAAAGTGTAAACTTCTTGACCATATGAGCGGTGACAAGGGGCAAGCATCTTCCTGGTTGGACACTGGTAAAG ACTGCAGCATAGACATTTCAGAGAGCTGCAGTAAAAACCAAAATGCTGGCAAAAGGAAAGCTGCGGGAGACAGGAGGGACCCACCTAAGAAGAAGAACGTGGACCAGGACGAAACCAAAAATGTTGCCAAAAAGTCAGTGGCCGAACAGAAAC gTGACTTCCAAGCGAGATACGTGGAGGAGCACCGGcttggagaaggaggctgcGGAGCAGTGTTTGCTGGCTACCGCATAAAAGATCATTTTCCA GTGGCCATCAAACACATCCCAAAGGGGAAAGTGTACTGCAAAGTGACG GATGAAAACGGGAAGCATCTGTCAGTGGAAGTTGCCATCATGCTGAAGCTTGCAGCTGAAGCAGATGGATCAGTGGGAACATCAGCCCCAGTGTCTCTGCTGGAGTGGTTTGACTTTGGCAGAGAGCTGATCCTGGTGATGGAGAGACCCGTCCCCGCTGTGGACCTGGATAAATACATAGAAGAAAATGGAGGATTTTTACCAGAGGCCAAGGCCAAG GTCATTCTGAAGCAGCTGGTTGATGCTGCGAAGCACCTGGAGGATAAACACATCTTTCACCGGGACATCAAGAGTGAGAACATTCTAATTGAGACCGGCTCAGATGTACCGCGTGTTCGTATCATCGACTTTGGACTGAGCTGCTTTGTTAAGGAGCGGTCGCTGTACCGCGTCTTCTATG GTACAGACATTTACTCCCCTCCCGAGTGGTACAGGCGCAGTTGCTACAGGTGTGGACCCACCACGGTATGGCAAATGGGAGTAGTTCTGTACGAAGCGCTTCATGTGGGGGACTTTAACACCACGAGCTTCCTCAAAAAGCGCCTGAAATTCAAAAGCCGTCTGTCTAAAC GCTGCCGGGATTTCTTGGACGCGTGTTTAACCAGAGTCCCAGAGATGCGGCCGACGTTGGAGGACCTCCAGCATCACGCTTGGCTGAGATAA
- the LOC109197489 gene encoding serine/threonine-protein kinase pim-1 isoform X2, which translates to MTKRKASPEKKTPIKRRRVSEQAGPSTSSDAHVVKGVKRKVQQDEAGTTNTAKKCKLLDHMSGDKGQASSWLDTGKDCSIDISESCSKNQNAGKRKAAGDRRDPPKKKNVDQDETKNVAKKSVAEQKRDFQARYVEEHRLGEGGCGAVFAGYRIKDHFPVAIKHIPKGKVYCKVTDENGKHLSVEVAIMLKLAAEADGSVGTSAPVSLLEWFDFGRELILVMERPVPAVDLDKYIEENGGFLPEAKAKVILKQLVDAAKHLEDKHIFHRDIKSENILIETGSDVPRVRIIDFGLSCFVKERSLYRVFYGTDIYSPPEWYRRSCYRCGPTTVWQMGVVLYEALHVGDFNTTSFLKKRLKFKSRLSKRCRDFLDACLTRVPEMRPTLEDLQHHAWLR; encoded by the exons ATGACAAAAAGAAAGGCCAGTCCTGAAAAAAAGACCCCCATAAAAAGAAGGAGGGTCAGTGAGCAGGCTGGTCCTTCCACCAGCTCAGATGCTCATGTGGTCAAAGGAGTCAAGCGCAAGGTCCAACAAGATGAAGCGGGGACAACCAATACAGCAAAAAAGTGTAAACTTCTTGACCATATGAGCGGTGACAAGGGGCAAGCATCTTCCTGGTTGGACACTGGTAAAG ACTGCAGCATAGACATTTCAGAGAGCTGCAGTAAAAACCAAAATGCTGGCAAAAGGAAAGCTGCGGGAGACAGGAGGGACCCACCTAAGAAGAAGAACGTGGACCAGGACGAAACCAAAAATGTTGCCAAAAAGTCAGTGGCCGAACAGAAAC gTGACTTCCAAGCGAGATACGTGGAGGAGCACCGGcttggagaaggaggctgcGGAGCAGTGTTTGCTGGCTACCGCATAAAAGATCATTTTCCA GTGGCCATCAAACACATCCCAAAGGGGAAAGTGTACTGCAAAGTGACG GATGAAAACGGGAAGCATCTGTCAGTGGAAGTTGCCATCATGCTGAAGCTTGCAGCTGAAGCAGATGGATCAGTGGGAACATCAGCCCCAGTGTCTCTGCTGGAGTGGTTTGACTTTGGCAGAGAGCTGATCCTGGTGATGGAGAGACCCGTCCCCGCTGTGGACCTGGATAAATACATAGAAGAAAATGGAGGATTTTTACCAGAGGCCAAGGCCAAG GTCATTCTGAAGCAGCTGGTTGATGCTGCGAAGCACCTGGAGGATAAACACATCTTTCACCGGGACATCAAGAGTGAGAACATTCTAATTGAGACCGGCTCAGATGTACCGCGTGTTCGTATCATCGACTTTGGACTGAGCTGCTTTGTTAAGGAGCGGTCGCTGTACCGCGTCTTCTATG GTACAGACATTTACTCCCCTCCCGAGTGGTACAGGCGCAGTTGCTACAGGTGTGGACCCACCACGGTATGGCAAATGGGAGTAGTTCTGTACGAAGCGCTTCATGTGGGGGACTTTAACACCACGAGCTTCCTCAAAAAGCGCCTGAAATTCAAAAGCCGTCTGTCTAAAC GCTGCCGGGATTTCTTGGACGCGTGTTTAACCAGAGTCCCAGAGATGCGGCCGACGTTGGAGGACCTCCAGCATCACGCTTGGCTGAGATAA